Within Marmota flaviventris isolate mMarFla1 chromosome 13, mMarFla1.hap1, whole genome shotgun sequence, the genomic segment CCCTCTAACCCCAGATCGCCATGGCCACCTTGTCTCAAACAGCAGAAGTAGCTTTTGGGCTCATCCTTGCCTTTGGCCTCAGTGTCTCTATGGGCCAGTGGTCTTCATGCCACCTCCCTCCAGGCTTGTCAGGAGTTTAAAACCCTGGTAGTCAGTAGGGCACAATTTCTTGCTGATGGAGAAGCAGTGAGAAACTGTTACCTGCCACAGGCAGCCACTGTCCCAGCTTGGCTGCATTGGAGCTTTAGTGTGGACTCAAGTCTGTGTGAGTCCAGAGACCATCAGCCTTCCCAGCGGCCCAGGGCTTGGCTGGGGCAGCAGAGGTGTGGTGCTGTGCCATTGGGCTGCCCTCCATGCAGGGACCTGCCTCTGGTGTCAGACCAAGCAGGCTTCAGATCTCTGCTCTGGCAGAGTGATGGGTGTGGCATGTGGACCAGGTTGGATCCTTGGATTTCTAAGTCCCtcacttctgtgtgtgtgtgatttgtgGGAGTGACTTTGGGCAGGTCCATAACTCCTTCTGGTACTCAGAATGGGGACAGTGAAGGCACCTGCATTAAGATCATGCTGTGTGATTTTTGGTGGTTAGGACTAGACCTTTCTTGTTATACCGGCTTTACTAGGTTGGCGTGGTCGGTTGGTCTACTGGGCATCTTCACTGCCTCGCCCTGGGCGCCAGGTCCTGTTGGGACCTCCTTGCTGGCTCAGGCCCTACTTGGGTTGTAGGGACTGGCTCCTGTTCCCATGCCTGCTTCTCTGTCTCCCACAGGTGATCTCTCTGGCCACCTCCTTGCCTACCTGAGCCTCAGCCCTGTTTTTGTCATTGTCGGCTTTGTGACCCTCATCATATTCAAGCGGGAGCTACACACGGTGAGTCTGTCCCCTCAGCTCCAcaccctgctctgctctgccGTCCCCTCCATACTGCTGCGTGTCTTGCGGTGCAGAGTTCTTTGCTGGTCTAGGCTGTTCACTTGTTGGCCTGGGAGGTCAGTCAGAAGCCACAGTCTTTGCGGCTGGGCTATGGCCAGCAGGTACACAGGCTCAGCTGACTGACATCTTCCCCTGGCAGATCTCATTCCTCGGGGGCCTGGCACTGAACGAAGGGGTCAACTGGCTGATCAAACACGTCATCCAGGAACCACGGCCCTGTGGAGGTAGGGCCCGGGCTGCAAGGGCCTGTGGTTCCCCAGGTTGGGGTGTTGCCAGGAGGCCTGCGTCCTCCTGTGATGCCCTGGTCTCCTTTCTCCCCCAGGCCCCCACACAGCTGTGGGCACGAAGTACGGGATGCCCTCCAGCCATTCCCAGTTTATGTGGTTCTTCTCCGTCTATTCCTTCTTATTCCTGTATTTAAGGTGAGCTTCTGTCCCAGTGGGTGTGACCCTAAAATGGCCCAGGATGGGCTGTGCTGGGGACTTACTGCTAGCCCTTCAGATACCCCTAGGGGTGGAAAGAGCtgcagctgaggcagaaggttccAGGAGCGTGTGGATGGGGCCAGGGGCTATTTGGAAGGCCTGGACCACAGACTGTGGGCTGAGGCTGGCTGATGGTCTGTTTTCCCAGAATGCACCAGACGAACAACGCCAGGTTCCTGGACTTGCTGTGGAGGCACGTGCTGTCCCTGGGGCTCCTCACTGCGGCCTTCCTGGTCTCCTACAGCAGgtatgaggcaggaggagccctgCCCTGCACTGCCCACTTGAGATCCTGCTAGACCTCATTGTGGGTCCCCTCCCAGGTCTTGTAGGGAAGGTTTGGGAAAGGGCCCCACACCTCAGGTTTTAAAGGGACAGGGTTCCAGTTGCTCCTTCTAGCCCATTGACGGAGCCTAAGATTCTGGGGATATCCCTGTGTGTCAGCCATTTGTTCCTGGGGGAGCCTCTTACAGACAGACTCAGTTTAAGGGCTGGATGGGAGGGAGGCAGATCCCAGCTGAGCAACCTCATCACTTCTAGAGATAGGGAGCAGCCATTGGGCTCCAGTGCCCTGCCCCCCTTTGGAAGGTGGGCTGAGGCATGTTCCTGGGAGCTTGTCCTACCTGCGTGTGACACCACGTGTGCATACAAGGTCCCTGGGAAACTGACCGTGTTGACCACAGGAGATTGTGTAAGCCTGTCCCTGTCTGGCTCTCATGAACTTCCCTTCTGGCCTTGGCCCAGGGTCTACCTGCTGTACCACACCTGGAGCCAGGTGCTCTATGGGGGCATTGCTGGAAGCCTCATGGCCATCGCCTGGTTCGTCTTCACCCAGGAGGTCCTCACCCCGCTGTTCCCCAGGATAGCAGCCTGGTAACTGCCTCCTGTCCCTCCACCTTCCTGGCCTGTGGCACCTGTCCACTCCCACAGGTGTGGCCATCAATGGGAAGTCTCCAGCAACCTGAGTCCAGCCTCATCTCCCTGGGAGAGCCCAGTACCCAGCCACTTGCCTAGCTTCCACCTCCCCTAGGTCTTGCTGCAGGATCTTATGGGGCCTCCCCACATCCAGAAGCCAGAGTACCATCCTCTGTCCTTGCCTAGGCTCTGAGGGACTTAGAAAACAGTCGGAGTCATAcaaagtggtgcacacctataatactgcgactcagaaggctgaggcaggaggatcaaaagttcagggCCAACATTGGCAACTTACcttgacaccctgtctcaaagtaaaatcaaAAGAGCAAGGGGatagagttcagtggtagagtgcacctgcggtttaatcctcagtactgccaaaagaaaaggaagaagggagggcgGGGTGGGCCAAAGTCCTGCTGGGTTGTGAGTACTGTGGCTCTGTAGAAGTGGGGGAGGGTGCAGCACCAGCCCCAGGATCTGGTGGGGCATCTGGCTTGGTGGGAGGCTCATGCGCTGACACAGCTGTGGCTTTCTGGGTCTGTCTCTCCAGGCCTGTCTCTGAGTTCTTCCTAATCCGGGACACGAGCCTCATTCCCAATGTACTCTGGTTTGAGTACACGGTAACCCGGGCAGAAGCCAGGTAAGTTAAGGGGCCAGAAGTTACTTCTGTCCCCATATTTGGAGGGCTTCATTAAAGCCTGGAACTTGCctacttttctttcattgctttatTGAATTCTCCTGTgatcctcattttgcagatgagaaagtAAGCTCAGAGGAAAGGGAAATCACTTGCCTGACATCTTTCAGAAAGTCGGTGAGGGAGCTGGGCAGTGAACTTTTGTCCCAGAGCCCTTGCACTTAACATCTGCAACCAAAAACAGGAGAGCTTGTCCACTGAGATCTCAGGGGTCCTGGGCGTGGGGTCCTGGGCGTGGCCCTCCAAGCTATTTATTGAGatgcttcctggtggccaggtCAGCGGGCACACCCAGTTAGGGCAGCCTTCAGGTGCAGAGCATGTTGGGGCAGTGCTGGGCTTTGGATGCTCCTGACTCACACTCTTCCACTCAGCTCACCCCAGATCTTGGGTGGGATGTCTACTGGCTCCTCTCAGGGTTCAGAGAGGAGCTGAAGCAGGCTGGGCTCCAGAGGATGTTTTCCAAAGAGGAGTGAGAGGAACGAagaggtggggcagggaggggtgtCCCAGCAGCTAGGAAATGTGTTTAGTATATTAAGGTCCAAATTATGCTAACAAGCTTAACTGTAAAGCCTCAGCTCCAAGAGACAAGGGGATTTAAAGGAGTTAGGGCTGGGCAATCCCATTAACAGCAGAAAGGCCCCAGCCACCCTTGCTGTGCTCTTACCTGGCTCCCAGAGTGGTGCTGCCTTGCCCgtcctggctggctggctgccaCCTGCCTTCATTTGCCTGTCCTCCACATGgacctgctctgtgccaggctgtGAGGTTGGGTGCAGTCAGCCAGGGTTCCACCCTGGGGGCACTCACAGCTGCAGGGAGATGTGTGGAATGAAGAGCCTGTCCGTGAGGTGAGGTCCGTGCCAGGGAGCCAGACCCAGAGGTTTGAGGGTTTGCAACAGGAACTTAACCTGCTGCGTGACCGCCCAGGACCACCTCCTAGGAGAAGGAACAGTGGTCCTGTTAGGGCCAGAAGTGGGGGCTCTCAGCAGAGGGAGCAGCATACACAAAGCTTCTGAGGCAGAAAAGTTTGCTGAGGTGCTCAGCAGAGAGGCAGATGTCATAGGAGCCCAGGGAACAGGAAAGGCTGGGGCCACGTCATATTGTGCCTCGTGGGCCATGGTTAGGTTTGTGGATTTTAACCTGGGTCCTAGATGAGCCCTGTTCTTCTTGAGCCTCAGTCAGCTGCTTTAGAAAATAGGGGCAATTCCCTGCTTTGATTAAGTTCCTGAGCTCATATGGATATAGGCACATTCCAAACCAGGATGTCAGCAGTTCCAAACTCTGCAGTCTGCTTTGCTTACATATTTCCAGATGTagggctgcttttttttttttttttttttttttttggtggtgatggtgttgggattgaacccagggccttgtacatgtgaggcaagcactctaccaactaagctataaccccagtcctgAGCTGCTGCTTTGTAATTCCATTTTGGTGATAACTGAACTGCTTGGGCTGACCTGTATGTAAGGGGAGTGCTCCATGATTAATTGGAATCAGCCAGGTCCCTCTTGTCCAGGTCTCTGCCCTGCCCGTCTCCTGGCCCTCTTCCTGGGCTCCAAAGTTGAGGAGGTATCATGATACAGTCCAGCAGAGACTGACCCTGTCCATGTTCCAGCCCCAGGGCAGGGGCTCTGATTGGTACAGCTTGGGTAGTCACTGCAGCTGCTGTATGGGCATTTGTCCATTTCATTGGAACTTTGAGTGGGGAGGGGATACCACTGAACACCAGGTGTCCCCACATCTGACCCTATCCTATTTTTCAGGAACAGACAGCGCAAGCTGGGGACGAAACTGCAGTGACTGGTGGGTAGGGCTGGGTCCAGCCTCCAGATCTGGCCTGCATGATGCCTTGCAGGATGGACAGAATGACTGACAGAGGGCTGAAGCAGAGACCTCTACAGACCTGAGTCACCAAgtggagccttttttttttttttcttattttaattttaatggacAAGGTGGACCAAAGGGCTGAGCCAGCCCCTCAACTAGGACCCTGGAAGGCCTGCTGCCTGGGGGCCAAATGGCCAGAGACATTTACTCTGCTGCTGCCAGCCCCCAGCTGGGCAGAAGGTGCCCCTGACGTGGCACCAGGGTGTGGGGAAGGGGATGAGGGCTTGCATCTCTAGTCTTGGGCCAGAGATTCCAGGGGACGTGAAAAGTGCacactatttattttttgattttttgtcaAAGGCAGATGGGAGTTTGGAGATGGGACCTAGAGAGTCCACGTTGCAGTGGTTGTCCTGAGTACAGAGGGGCCCAGGCCTTTTGCCCCGAGCCAGGGGCAGACTGCCTCTTCCTGGACCTGAGGGGCTGGGGGCCAGGAGAAGGGAGTGTCCCCTGTGCCCTCCCTGCCACCATTGCCATTCCAGAACCTCGTCAGTGTTTCGTTTGGGGGCAGGGCCCAGAGCAAGCACGCGTCTGGCGGCTGCTATCATTGTGTTCTTCCGTATCAACCTGACACCACAAGGGCTTTCTCTGGTCTCCTGTTCCCAAGATGACAAAGGAGCCTGCACGTATGGGTGACACACCCAAGCTGTTTACAGCTCCCTGTCTGCCACCCAGCACCAGTCAGTCTTCATCCCTCGAACAAAGGAACCAGGAGCCACGACAAGAGGAGTCTGGCAGCCAGTGCCTGATCCCCTGCCCTTCTCTATATGCTCTGAAGATGTCCTTGTCCTTCCCACCTCACCCAGCAGGCGGGGAAATCTGTCCAGGTGTGAGCTCACAGATCCCCATATGCCCAGCTTGGAGGAGGGCTCTTCCTAGGGACCATCTCTTGAGTCACTCTGCAACACTCATGGAGGAGAGGCTTCCAGACTCCCAGAAGTTTCCAGAGCTGACCCAGGCCCCTGAGGACCTGTGtttccccccacccttttctcAGTGGAGGGTCCTAATCTGCTGCTGAAGCACAAGTTTTCGGtgctttctttattcatttgttaaaggCAGTGTCCAAAGCCATTCCAGATGCCAGGACCAGGGCTGGTTTCTAGGGAGGTAGGTCAGTCCCCAtgtttccctccccttcccttagtatttttattttttactttttgcctGAGACAAGCCAAGTGTAAGGTGGtttaagaaaaatcaacaaaattgtttactattgttttaaaataaaatcttaaactaTGGCGGCTTGAGCATGTGACAGCTTATGTGAGGCGCCTGGGGGTGGCTGTGGTGACATGTGACCCTTAGGACAAGGAAATCATAAGCATCTTGAGATAACTAGTCCCTCCACTAATGCTGGACAGGGAGCCAGGGGCCTCACAGGTGCCAGGTGAGTGCCTCACCCGGGCGCTGCACCCTAGGCCCCAAGGCAGGGGTTTGAAGGCCTTTGCATTTCCCACCAGGGCCTTCCAACCTCTGGCTCCATCCTCTCTGTGGTCCCACATCCTGCCTAATCTGCAGCTCTCAGCCTTGGGGACCATCAGTTTCTCAGTCTTATTCTCCCTTACTGCCTCATACTGGCTGGCTCTGGCCTGCTCTCAGCAAGTTGGGTTCCATCTTCATGGGGCAGCTTGTAAGACTGGGGAACAGGGCCTGCCTTTCCTAAGGCAAGAGGAACGTCTCCTCCACTTCTTTCATTCCATATTTCTGGGTGCATGGATGGATGAAAATCTTGCTTTTGCAGAAGTAACTGCACACTGaactgggtatttttttttttttaattttggctgTAGATGCAcacataccttttatttttatatggtgctgaggatcgaacccattgcctcacacatgccaggcaagtgctctacctctaagccacaactccagcccctgaactAGGTTTTTAAAGGCCTAATAAGAGAGGGACCCAAGGATGGCCCTGAGATGCAGAACAGCTACACCCTCATGGGAGGAGGAATCAAAAGTTACCCCTAATCAAATGGGTGTGAAGGCCTGTGAGGTCCCCTGGGGCCACTGAACCTTGACATTCAATTAAGCCAACTTCAGATTAGTGGTGACCCAGGAGCCTTGtagatttaaaattagttatcaacttactttttttttttttggtattgggcatttaacccaggggtgctttaccactaagctacttccacagccctttttgttttttgagacaggttttctaagttgcttatgaccttgctaagttgctgaggcttgccccaaacttgtgatcctccctgtctcagccttcctagccagtgggattacaggcacgtgccactgtgCCCCAGCTAATTATTAAATACTGCTTTAAATCACCATGGAGCCTATGGTCTGGGGTCCATCTCTTGTTCCGTGGGGCTTTGGGCAAGTGGCATCTATCTAGCCTTatcaggaaaggagaaaagaaggccACAATGAGTGTCCATCTTCACAGGTGAAGGAAAGATTTGGTCAGACCTTAAGGGCCTCAAGGCTGGATCAGTGCCTGGTGTACCAGTTCCTTCCTGTACTGCCCTCTCCTGCTTGAAATCCAGTTTCCACCAATAGCCACCTTCATCTCCATCCCCTGCCCTGGGTGGATATGCTGCGGGGCTGGGGGCTTAGCCACACATGTTCCTCAGGCTCTGACCTGAAGGAAATAAGTGTGCTCTCTTGGAATTTCTGTTCTGCTACTTAGTGTCCTGGTAACCTTAACTCTGAgcttgtttcctcatctgaaaaatggaaaacCATGGGCCACACCCGATGGTCGCAGGTTGGTCGGGCCATGAAGTGCCTCACATGTTGCTGCCCTCCTAGCCCCAGTGCACCTGCTCCTGGCATTCCATATGTGCCCACTTGACCCTGACAAGATGCTCCACTTCTACTAGGTGTACGGGGTTGAGGGCAAGTACGTGGTGCTGGCAGGTGGCTGCTTCCCCGGTGTACCCCCAGCAGGTGTTTGCCCTGGCAGCAGTGAGGGCTGGGGTGAGCTGGGGCAAGCATGCCTGATCTGCTACCAGTCCTGCTGGGCTCCATGGAGGGCAGCTGGACCAGCCTATGGGCCCTGGGTGTtggccaccccaccccgcccatCAGACCAGGGCCTCATGGTGCCACTCAGCTCATGGGACTTGGGAAGGCCCAAGCCAGGACAAGTGGGTGGAGAGTTGATGAAGAACGTGGCCCTGGGTGTGGCACCATTCTTGGCTCAGCACCTAAGGTCCCAGCTGGCCCTTAGCTCCCTGAACCCAAGGACTCCTCTGGGGACCCTTTTGGGACACCATTTTTCAGACAAGGACAGGTGGAAGAAGGCACCtgtccccctcctttcccctcagcTGAAAGACCTCTTTGCCAGCACATTTTCCCTTTATTAATTAATTACCTGGTGTGCTCGTGTTTTACAACTGTGAAGTGATTCAGGGACCATGCTGCATGGAAGCAAGAGGGCCAGGGCTCATGAGTCACCTTATCCAAAAAGACCATAGCAACCGTGTTGTTGATGGTACCTCAGGGGGTCCCCTTGACCCGGAAACCTTGCTCTCTGGCTCCTCAGCTCCAGATCATCCTTTGTCTTCAGGTCCTTGAGAGCTTGGAGTTCAGAGTACAGACCCTGACCTGGCTATGGAGATGGCAAGGACTAGCCAGAGCTGAGCTAGGAAAGAAACGGAGCTCTTTCTAGTCTCCTAGTATGGTAAGTGCTGGGCTAGACTGGGTCCCTTCTCCAGGGGATGATTCGCTGGAGGCCTGGGCCTTAGGTCCTGCTCAGTTCTGAACTGAGCCCCAGCTCAGAGAAGGCACTTGCTTGAGCCTGTAGGACCCCCAAGAAGATGTGTTCAGATCCTGGGGCCAAGGGCAGAGGAAGCAAAGGAATTGAGCCCTGGAGGGTGGCTATCCCCAGATGGGATTGGCTATGGCACTAGCAGGCCTGAGCACAAGGCTCAGAGTTTGGCCCGGGGGTGGTTCTGAAGTAGGGTACGCATGTCCAGGAGTGCCTTCTCCAGGTAGTGTGCCATGCGGGCAGCGTTGGTCTCAGCACAGCTGTTGTAGGCAGACACAGAGAAGTTGATATGGGCCTCCATGGGGTTATAGCAGATGCCGTAGCCATCGGGGACCACAGGCCCAAAGAACATGACGCAGTCTGTCTTGGCAGGGACCTGGGGACAGTGGATCAAAGCTCTCATCCCTGGTCCATGGTTTGCCTCCAATCGT encodes:
- the Dolpp1 gene encoding dolichyldiphosphatase 1 — protein: MAADGQCSLPASWRPVTLTHVEYPAGDLSGHLLAYLSLSPVFVIVGFVTLIIFKRELHTISFLGGLALNEGVNWLIKHVIQEPRPCGGPHTAVGTKYGMPSSHSQFMWFFSVYSFLFLYLRMHQTNNARFLDLLWRHVLSLGLLTAAFLVSYSRVYLLYHTWSQVLYGGIAGSLMAIAWFVFTQEVLTPLFPRIAAWPVSEFFLIRDTSLIPNVLWFEYTVTRAEARNRQRKLGTKLQ